One genomic window of Nevskia ramosa DSM 11499 includes the following:
- the purH gene encoding bifunctional phosphoribosylaminoimidazolecarboxamide formyltransferase/IMP cyclohydrolase has product MLIPRRALLSVSDKSGIVELATALAARGIELLSTGGTFKLLRDQGVAVTEVSAHTGFPEMMDGRVKTLHPKIHGGLLGRRGTDDAVMAEHGIAPIDILVLNLYPFSTTVAKPGHTFDEAIENIDIGGPAMLRSAAKNHADVAVVTKPAQYAGLLEELAKDGGISKATRFKLAVAAFNGVAAYDAAISDYLSAIQPDGSRAEFPAQANGCFEKVMDLRYGENPHQQAAFYRDLYPAAGTLATFQQLQGKELSYNNIADADAAWECVRSFVKPACVIVKHANPCGVAVSLDGIGKAYELAYQTDPTSAFGGIIAFNREVDAATAASIVGRQFVEVLLAYGYTPEALEVLKAKANVRVLVIPQGDGRNSHDTKRVGSGLLIQTADNRMITEAELKVVTKRAPTEAELHDLIFAWKVAKFVKSNAIVYAKNRQTIGVGAGQMSRVYSAKIAGIKAADEKLVVAGSVMASDAFFPFRDGIDAAAAAGIVAVIQPGGSMRDNEVIAAADEAGMAMVFTGVRHFRH; this is encoded by the coding sequence ATGCTGATCCCGCGTCGCGCCCTGCTGTCCGTCTCCGACAAGTCCGGCATCGTCGAACTCGCGACCGCCCTCGCCGCTCGCGGTATCGAGCTGCTGTCGACCGGTGGCACCTTCAAGTTGCTGCGCGACCAGGGCGTGGCGGTCACCGAAGTGTCGGCCCATACCGGCTTCCCGGAAATGATGGATGGCCGGGTCAAGACCCTGCATCCGAAGATCCATGGCGGCCTGCTCGGCCGGCGCGGCACCGACGATGCGGTGATGGCCGAACACGGCATCGCTCCGATCGATATCCTGGTGCTGAACCTCTATCCGTTCTCGACGACCGTCGCCAAGCCTGGCCACACGTTCGACGAAGCGATCGAGAACATCGACATCGGAGGCCCGGCGATGCTGCGCTCGGCGGCAAAGAATCATGCCGACGTCGCCGTCGTCACCAAGCCGGCGCAGTACGCCGGCCTGCTCGAAGAACTGGCCAAGGACGGCGGCATCAGCAAGGCGACGCGCTTCAAGCTCGCAGTCGCCGCGTTCAACGGCGTGGCCGCCTACGACGCCGCGATCAGCGACTATCTGTCGGCGATCCAGCCCGATGGCAGCCGCGCGGAATTCCCGGCGCAGGCCAATGGCTGCTTCGAGAAGGTGATGGACCTGCGCTACGGCGAGAATCCGCATCAGCAGGCCGCGTTCTATCGCGACCTGTATCCGGCGGCGGGCACGCTCGCGACCTTCCAGCAACTGCAGGGCAAGGAGCTGAGCTACAACAACATCGCCGACGCCGATGCAGCCTGGGAATGCGTGCGCAGCTTCGTCAAGCCGGCCTGCGTGATCGTCAAGCACGCCAATCCCTGCGGTGTCGCGGTCAGCCTGGACGGTATCGGCAAGGCCTACGAACTCGCTTACCAGACCGATCCGACTTCAGCCTTCGGCGGCATCATCGCCTTCAACCGCGAAGTCGATGCGGCGACCGCCGCCAGCATCGTCGGCCGCCAGTTCGTCGAAGTGCTGCTCGCCTACGGCTACACGCCGGAAGCGCTCGAGGTGCTGAAAGCCAAGGCCAATGTCCGCGTGCTAGTGATTCCGCAAGGCGACGGCCGCAACAGCCATGACACCAAGCGGGTCGGCTCCGGCCTGCTGATCCAGACCGCCGACAACCGGATGATCACCGAAGCCGAGCTGAAGGTCGTCACCAAGCGCGCGCCGACCGAAGCCGAGCTGCACGATCTGATCTTCGCCTGGAAGGTCGCCAAGTTCGTGAAGTCCAACGCCATCGTCTACGCGAAGAATCGCCAGACCATCGGCGTCGGCGCCGGTCAGATGAGCCGCGTCTACTCGGCGAAGATCGCCGGCATCAAGGCCGCCGACGAGAAGCTGGTGGTCGCCGGTTCGGTGATGGCCAGCGATGCCTTCTTCCCGTTCCGTGACGGCATCGATGCCGCCGCAGCAGCCGGTAT
- the prmA gene encoding 50S ribosomal protein L11 methyltransferase encodes MSTWIELAVASHYPEFAEEIFTACGALSVTMTDAADVPVLEPLPGETPLWPATITKGLFTAGTDLDVVRAALAEQLPDGDSAKTEILTVEDRDWVRAWLDHAEAMQFGERLWICPTGREVTASDAIIVHLDPGLAFGTGTHPSTSMCLDWLSLNEVAGKTVLDYGCGSGVLAIAALKLDAVSALAIDIDPQAITATLDNANTNQVAERITCAGIEHVLVEQYDIVLANILARPLIELAPKLAAATRSGGRIVLAGLLERQAEEVRAAYAPWFDFEKDGQRDGWNRISGTRLAAQRTP; translated from the coding sequence GTGTCGACCTGGATCGAACTCGCGGTCGCGAGTCATTACCCCGAGTTCGCCGAAGAAATCTTCACCGCCTGCGGCGCGCTGTCGGTGACCATGACCGACGCCGCCGACGTTCCGGTACTCGAGCCGCTGCCCGGCGAAACACCGCTGTGGCCGGCGACGATCACCAAGGGTCTGTTCACGGCCGGCACCGATCTCGACGTGGTGCGTGCTGCCCTCGCCGAGCAGTTGCCAGATGGCGACAGCGCCAAGACCGAAATCCTGACCGTCGAAGATCGTGACTGGGTACGCGCCTGGCTCGATCACGCCGAAGCCATGCAGTTCGGCGAGCGGCTGTGGATCTGCCCGACTGGCCGGGAAGTCACGGCCTCCGACGCGATCATCGTCCATCTCGACCCCGGCCTCGCCTTCGGCACCGGCACCCATCCCAGCACCTCGATGTGCCTCGACTGGCTGTCGCTGAACGAAGTCGCCGGCAAGACCGTGCTCGACTACGGCTGCGGCTCCGGCGTGCTGGCGATCGCCGCGCTGAAGCTCGACGCCGTATCGGCGCTGGCGATCGACATCGACCCGCAGGCGATCACCGCGACGCTCGACAACGCCAACACCAATCAGGTTGCCGAGCGCATCACCTGCGCCGGCATCGAGCATGTGCTGGTCGAGCAGTACGACATCGTGCTCGCCAACATCCTGGCCCGGCCGCTGATCGAACTGGCGCCGAAGCTGGCAGCCGCGACCCGATCCGGCGGCCGTATCGTGCTCGCCGGTCTGCTCGAACGGCAGGCCGAGGAAGTGCGCGCAGCCTATGCGCCGTGGTTCGACTTCGAGAAGGATGGCCAGCGCGACGGCTGGAATCGCATCAGCGGCACGCGTCTCGCCGCTCAACGAACGCCGTAA
- the putA gene encoding bifunctional proline dehydrogenase/L-glutamate gamma-semialdehyde dehydrogenase PutA, translating into MNAPETLPAFIFDTPPPARSSLRAAIAELYLADETAIVNRLLAIAELPAERAAQVVVTAADWVRRVRKLKATQSALDCFMREYDLSSDEGVLLMCLAEALLRIPDDETAEKLIADKLADADWETHLGHSESLFVNASTWGLMLTGRIVRAPADTAGSFKAAWSRLVNRSTEPVVRLAIRSAMRMMGSQFVMGRSIHEALEAAQTKEQRPYRHSYDMLGEAALTAADADRYLASYLDAITAIGHAARGIHGGVEARPGISVKLSALHPRYEHAKRSRVLAELTPRLLLLAQSARASGISLCIDAEEADRLSLSLDLFECVYRDASLSHWDGLGLAVQGFQKRAIAVIEWLEALGREVGRRIPVRLVKGAYWDTEVKRAQEAGLAGYPVFTRKANTDVAYLACARRLLAARDVFYPQLATHNAHTVAAMKAYACESAIGGMTGFEFQRLHGMGEALYDVVREDCAVPCRVYSPVGSHADLLPYLVRRLLENGANTSFVNRIFDENIAAEQLVADPVAMVRALAVKPNPGLPLPAELYGAARRNSAGLNLADETCACALARDLQSAEALTRVASLCYDGSATTGTPQTLRKPADRRVALGEWLAFDPAAAGDVVAAAVGSAERWNAIPVESRAAILDRAADRLEAARPLFLRLLIEEAGKTLSDAQAEVREAADFLRYYAAAARRLLAHPETLAGPTGEHNELQLHGRGVFVCISPWNFPLAIFTGQIAAALVAGNPVIAKPAEQTPMIATAMAQLLREAGVPSYVFQCVLGDGAVGAALIAAAGVAGVAFTGSSEVARLINRQLAMRDGPIATLVAETGGQNVMIADSSSLPEQVVKDALASAFGSAGQRCSALRVLYLQDDIADKTLSMLKGAMQELTIGDPALLATDIGPVIDEAARNKLEAHAAAISQSGKLIERLSLPEHCAHGSFVAPLAVEISGIEALSEEHFGPILHVARFSSRRLDAVVDAINASGYGLTLGIHSRIESTWRRVQSRAKVGNVYINRSMTGAVVGVQPFGGEGLSGTGPKAGGPHYLLRFVTERTLTINTAAVGGNARLLSQSG; encoded by the coding sequence ATGAACGCGCCCGAAACCTTGCCCGCTTTCATCTTCGATACACCGCCGCCGGCCCGCAGCTCGCTGCGCGCGGCGATCGCCGAGCTGTACCTCGCCGACGAAACCGCCATCGTCAATCGCCTGCTGGCGATTGCCGAACTGCCGGCCGAGCGCGCCGCACAGGTCGTGGTCACCGCGGCCGACTGGGTGCGCCGCGTGCGCAAGCTGAAAGCCACCCAGAGCGCCCTCGACTGCTTCATGCGCGAGTACGACCTGTCGTCCGACGAAGGCGTGCTGCTGATGTGTCTCGCCGAAGCGCTGCTGCGCATTCCCGATGACGAGACGGCCGAAAAGCTCATTGCCGACAAGCTCGCCGATGCCGACTGGGAAACCCACCTCGGTCACAGCGAATCGCTGTTCGTCAACGCCAGCACCTGGGGCTTGATGCTGACCGGCCGCATCGTCCGCGCGCCGGCCGATACCGCCGGTTCGTTCAAGGCGGCGTGGTCGCGGCTGGTCAATCGTTCCACCGAACCGGTGGTGCGCCTCGCCATCCGTTCGGCGATGCGGATGATGGGCAGCCAGTTCGTCATGGGCCGCAGCATCCATGAAGCGCTGGAAGCGGCGCAGACCAAGGAGCAGCGCCCTTACCGGCATTCCTACGACATGCTCGGCGAAGCGGCGCTGACCGCGGCCGATGCCGATCGTTACCTGGCCTCGTATCTCGATGCGATCACCGCGATCGGCCATGCCGCGCGCGGCATCCACGGGGGCGTCGAAGCGCGGCCCGGCATCTCGGTGAAGCTATCGGCGCTGCATCCGCGCTACGAGCACGCCAAGCGCAGCCGGGTGCTCGCCGAGTTGACGCCGCGCCTGCTGCTGCTGGCGCAATCGGCGCGCGCTTCCGGCATCAGCCTGTGCATCGATGCCGAGGAAGCCGATCGCCTGTCCCTGTCGCTGGATCTGTTCGAGTGCGTCTATCGCGATGCTTCGTTGAGCCATTGGGACGGCCTGGGTCTGGCCGTGCAGGGTTTCCAGAAGCGGGCGATCGCGGTCATCGAATGGCTGGAAGCGCTGGGCCGCGAAGTCGGCCGGAGAATCCCGGTGCGGCTGGTCAAGGGCGCCTACTGGGATACCGAGGTGAAGCGCGCCCAGGAAGCCGGGCTCGCCGGTTATCCGGTGTTCACCCGCAAGGCCAATACCGATGTCGCCTATCTGGCCTGCGCGCGGCGCCTGCTGGCGGCGCGCGATGTCTTCTATCCGCAGCTCGCCACCCACAACGCGCACACCGTTGCGGCAATGAAGGCCTATGCCTGCGAGTCGGCGATCGGCGGCATGACCGGCTTCGAGTTCCAGCGCCTGCACGGCATGGGCGAAGCGCTGTACGACGTGGTACGCGAAGACTGCGCCGTGCCCTGCCGGGTCTACTCGCCCGTCGGCAGTCATGCTGATCTGCTGCCGTATCTGGTTCGCCGGCTGCTCGAGAACGGCGCCAACACCTCGTTCGTCAATCGCATCTTCGACGAGAACATCGCCGCCGAGCAGCTGGTCGCCGATCCGGTGGCCATGGTCCGCGCGCTGGCCGTGAAGCCGAATCCGGGCCTGCCGCTGCCGGCCGAACTCTATGGCGCGGCGCGGCGCAATTCCGCCGGCCTGAATCTGGCCGACGAAACCTGCGCCTGCGCGCTGGCCCGCGATCTGCAGAGCGCCGAGGCGCTGACCCGCGTCGCCTCGCTGTGCTACGACGGCTCGGCCACCACCGGCACGCCGCAGACCTTGCGAAAGCCGGCCGATCGCCGGGTCGCGCTCGGCGAATGGCTGGCCTTCGATCCCGCCGCTGCCGGCGATGTCGTCGCCGCGGCCGTCGGCTCGGCCGAGCGCTGGAATGCGATTCCGGTCGAGAGCCGCGCTGCGATTCTTGATCGCGCTGCCGATCGCCTCGAAGCGGCACGGCCGCTGTTCCTGCGCCTGCTGATCGAGGAAGCCGGCAAGACCTTGAGCGATGCCCAGGCCGAGGTCCGCGAGGCTGCCGATTTCCTGCGCTATTACGCCGCCGCTGCGCGCCGTCTGCTGGCCCATCCGGAAACCCTGGCCGGGCCGACTGGCGAGCACAACGAACTGCAGCTGCACGGCCGTGGCGTGTTCGTCTGCATCAGCCCCTGGAATTTCCCGCTGGCGATCTTCACGGGCCAGATCGCGGCGGCGCTGGTCGCCGGCAATCCGGTGATCGCCAAGCCGGCCGAACAGACGCCGATGATCGCCACCGCGATGGCGCAGCTGCTGCGCGAGGCCGGCGTGCCGAGCTACGTGTTCCAGTGCGTGCTCGGCGATGGTGCCGTCGGCGCGGCGCTGATCGCAGCAGCCGGTGTTGCCGGCGTCGCCTTCACCGGCTCCAGCGAAGTCGCGCGGCTGATCAATCGCCAGCTGGCGATGCGCGATGGCCCGATCGCCACGCTGGTCGCCGAGACCGGCGGCCAGAACGTGATGATTGCTGACTCCTCCTCGCTGCCGGAGCAGGTGGTCAAAGACGCGCTCGCGTCGGCCTTCGGCTCGGCCGGCCAGCGCTGCTCGGCGCTGCGGGTGCTGTATCTGCAGGACGACATCGCCGACAAGACCCTCTCGATGCTCAAGGGCGCGATGCAGGAACTGACGATCGGCGATCCGGCACTGCTGGCAACCGATATCGGTCCGGTGATCGATGAAGCGGCGCGCAACAAGCTCGAAGCCCATGCCGCCGCGATCAGCCAGAGCGGCAAGCTGATCGAGCGCCTGAGCCTGCCGGAGCACTGCGCACACGGCAGTTTCGTGGCGCCGCTGGCGGTCGAGATCAGCGGCATCGAAGCCCTCAGCGAAGAGCACTTCGGGCCGATCCTGCACGTGGCGCGGTTCTCGTCGCGGCGGCTCGATGCGGTGGTCGATGCGATCAACGCATCCGGCTACGGCCTGACCCTGGGCATCCACAGCCGCATCGAAAGCACCTGGCGGCGTGTGCAGTCGCGGGCCAAGGTCGGCAATGTCTACATCAACCGCAGCATGACCGGCGCGGTGGTCGGCGTGCAGCCCTTCGGTGGCGAAGGCCTGTCCGGCACCGGCCCGAAAGCCGGTGGCCCGCATTACCTGCTGCGCTTCGTCACCGAGCGGACCCTGACCATCAACACGGCGGCCGTCGGCGGCAACGCGCGGCTGCTGTCGCAGAGTGGCTAG
- the aroQ gene encoding type II 3-dehydroquinate dehydratase: protein MSRLLLLNGPNLNLLGTREPGIYGAASLADIESSLTRRAAELGHELACFQRNQEGLLIDRIHAAKAEGVAFIIANLGAFTHTSIALRDALLGVAIPFVEVHLSNVHAREAFRHHSYFSDIAAGVIVGLGPIGYDLALQAVHARLASHH, encoded by the coding sequence GTGAGTCGACTGCTGCTCCTGAACGGCCCCAATCTGAACCTGCTCGGTACCCGCGAGCCGGGGATCTATGGGGCAGCGAGCTTGGCTGACATCGAATCCAGCCTGACTCGCCGCGCTGCTGAACTGGGCCACGAGCTGGCCTGCTTCCAGCGCAACCAGGAAGGCCTGCTGATCGACCGCATCCACGCCGCGAAAGCCGAAGGCGTTGCGTTCATCATCGCCAACCTCGGCGCTTTCACCCATACCTCGATCGCCTTGCGCGACGCGCTGCTCGGGGTGGCAATTCCTTTCGTCGAAGTGCACCTGTCGAACGTGCACGCCCGCGAAGCGTTCCGGCATCACTCGTATTTTTCCGACATCGCGGCGGGGGTGATCGTGGGCCTGGGGCCCATCGGTTACGACCTCGCCCTGCAAGCCGTCCACGCGCGGCTGGCATCACACCACTGA
- a CDS encoding helix-turn-helix domain-containing protein, protein MSSNKPQDVDTQTLPPKPLCTSVAECMDAYFRTLNGHAPKSLNLYDTVLEQVEPPLLRATLDYCDGNQSRAAELLGLNRATLRKKLSQYNISTR, encoded by the coding sequence ATGTCCTCGAACAAACCCCAAGACGTCGATACCCAGACGCTCCCGCCGAAGCCGCTCTGCACCTCGGTCGCCGAGTGCATGGACGCGTACTTCCGCACCTTGAACGGTCATGCGCCGAAGTCGCTGAACCTCTATGACACCGTGCTGGAACAGGTCGAGCCGCCGCTGCTGCGCGCCACCCTCGATTACTGCGACGGCAACCAGTCGCGTGCTGCCGAACTGCTGGGCCTGAATCGCGCCACGCTGCGCAAGAAGCTGAGCCAGTACAACATCAGCACCCGCTGA
- a CDS encoding protein-disulfide reductase DsbD domain-containing protein: MTLHARLASLLLACAFALPAAAIEFSRKPQAGSADALLSADAAFRLVSVIRDKDAILVNWLIEPGYYLYRQRIAVEAVEAGVSLGKPELPKGIAEHDEHFGDVEIYKSAVELRLPLKAGAPVPTQLRLRWQGCAEAGVCYPPVSRVVAVSPAS, from the coding sequence ATGACGCTGCACGCCCGACTCGCTTCGCTGCTGCTCGCCTGCGCTTTCGCGCTGCCGGCGGCAGCGATCGAATTCAGCCGCAAGCCGCAGGCCGGCAGCGCCGATGCGCTGCTGTCGGCCGATGCCGCGTTCAGGCTGGTGTCGGTGATCCGTGACAAGGACGCGATCCTGGTCAACTGGTTGATCGAACCGGGTTATTACCTGTATCGGCAGCGGATTGCCGTCGAAGCGGTCGAGGCCGGCGTCAGCCTTGGCAAGCCAGAGTTGCCGAAAGGAATTGCCGAGCATGACGAGCATTTCGGCGATGTCGAAATCTACAAATCCGCCGTCGAACTGCGCCTGCCGCTGAAGGCCGGCGCGCCGGTGCCGACCCAATTGCGCCTGCGCTGGCAAGGCTGCGCCGAAGCGGGCGTCTGCTATCCGCCGGTGAGCCGCGTCGTCGCGGTCAGCCCCGCTTCCTGA
- a CDS encoding TlpA family protein disulfide reductase, with translation MSKLSTALVIGACLLAAAGGYALSQFQHGGEEHAHGDTPSTQKPGTTAAAPSESLPAGIALSDLEGHQYSLDDYKGKLMIVNFWATWCGPCLNEIPILVKMQERYGAKGFQLIGPAVDDVEEARRAAPGLKFNYPVAVGTPEDMLELMSTLGNDQGGLPFSVVIAPDGRIIERQLGEYSEVELAGLIEKYLPH, from the coding sequence ATGTCGAAACTGAGCACCGCCCTGGTCATCGGCGCCTGCCTGCTGGCCGCAGCCGGCGGTTACGCACTGAGCCAGTTCCAGCACGGCGGCGAAGAGCATGCGCATGGCGACACTCCGTCGACGCAAAAGCCCGGCACCACGGCAGCCGCGCCCAGCGAAAGCCTGCCGGCCGGTATCGCGCTCAGCGATCTCGAAGGCCACCAGTATTCGCTCGACGACTACAAGGGCAAGTTGATGATCGTCAACTTCTGGGCGACCTGGTGCGGGCCCTGCCTGAACGAGATTCCGATCCTGGTGAAGATGCAGGAACGCTATGGCGCAAAAGGCTTCCAGCTGATCGGCCCGGCAGTGGATGACGTCGAAGAAGCGCGCCGCGCAGCACCCGGACTGAAGTTCAATTACCCGGTTGCCGTCGGTACGCCGGAAGACATGCTCGAGCTGATGTCAACGCTCGGCAACGATCAGGGCGGCCTGCCGTTTTCGGTGGTCATCGCCCCGGATGGCCGGATCATCGAGCGCCAGCTCGGCGAGTATTCGGAAGTCGAACTGGCCGGCCTGATCGAGAAGTACCTGCCCCATTGA
- the accB gene encoding acetyl-CoA carboxylase biotin carboxyl carrier protein: MDLRKIKTLIDLVEESGIAELEVKEGEESVRISRYPTGGMQQMPQYYAPPQMAMPAPSASSGVAAAPIAAAPAAAEAPAAPPAKVSENRHVVKAPMVGTFYRTPSPGAKAFVEVGQTVKAGQTLCIIEAMKMLNQIESDKSGVVVEILVDNEKPVEFDQPMFIIE; the protein is encoded by the coding sequence ATGGATTTGCGCAAGATCAAGACGCTGATCGACCTCGTCGAGGAATCGGGCATTGCCGAGCTCGAAGTCAAGGAGGGTGAGGAATCGGTTCGCATCTCGCGTTATCCGACCGGCGGCATGCAGCAGATGCCGCAGTACTACGCGCCGCCACAGATGGCGATGCCGGCGCCGAGCGCCTCGTCCGGCGTGGCCGCCGCACCGATCGCTGCGGCGCCCGCTGCTGCCGAAGCTCCGGCCGCACCGCCTGCGAAGGTTTCCGAGAATCGCCACGTGGTCAAGGCGCCGATGGTCGGCACTTTCTACCGCACGCCGTCGCCGGGCGCGAAGGCGTTTGTCGAAGTCGGCCAGACGGTCAAGGCCGGCCAGACGCTGTGCATCATCGAAGCGATGAAGATGCTCAACCAGATCGAGAGCGACAAGAGCGGCGTCGTCGTCGAGATCCTTGTCGACAACGAGAAGCCGGTCGAATTCGACCAGCCGATGTTCATAATCGAGTGA
- the accC gene encoding acetyl-CoA carboxylase biotin carboxylase subunit, with amino-acid sequence MFNKILIANRGEIALRILRACRELGIKTVAVHSTADRDLKHVRLADETVCIGPPAATSSYLNMAAIISAAEVTQADAIHPGYGFLSENADFAESVERSGFVFIGPRSETIRLMGGKTTAKAEMISAGVPCVPGSDGILPDDEHECLAIAEKVGYPVLIKAAFGGGGRGMHVVRKPADLIGSIKIARQEALQAFKDGSVFLEKYLEVPRHIEIQVLADEHGNAVFLGERDCSMQRRNQKVIEEATAPGISPEQRAEIGKLCTDACKRIGYRGAGTMEFLYEGGRFYFIEMNTRIQVEHPVTEMITGVDLIVQQIRVAAGEPLPFKQEDIKITGHAIECRINAEDPFKFTPSPGIVAKWHTPGGPGVRMDSHVYAGYRVPPNYDSMIGKLIVHGPTRESAIARMRTALDEMIVEGIVTNIPLQQMILNDPTFCAGTHHIHYLASMLDKAAGGTGDAH; translated from the coding sequence ATGTTCAATAAAATCCTGATCGCCAACCGAGGCGAAATCGCGCTGCGCATCCTGCGCGCCTGTCGCGAACTCGGCATCAAGACGGTCGCCGTGCATTCCACGGCCGATCGCGACCTGAAGCACGTCCGACTGGCCGACGAAACCGTCTGCATCGGTCCGCCTGCGGCGACCTCGAGCTACCTGAACATGGCGGCGATCATCTCGGCCGCCGAGGTGACCCAGGCCGACGCGATCCATCCCGGCTACGGCTTCCTGAGCGAGAACGCCGACTTCGCCGAAAGCGTCGAACGCAGCGGCTTCGTGTTCATCGGCCCGCGTTCGGAAACCATTCGCCTGATGGGCGGCAAGACCACGGCGAAGGCGGAAATGATCTCCGCCGGCGTGCCCTGCGTGCCCGGCTCAGACGGCATCCTGCCGGACGACGAGCACGAGTGCCTGGCGATCGCCGAGAAGGTCGGTTATCCGGTATTGATCAAGGCAGCCTTCGGTGGTGGCGGCCGCGGCATGCACGTGGTGCGCAAGCCGGCTGATCTGATCGGCTCGATCAAGATCGCTCGCCAGGAAGCGCTGCAGGCGTTCAAGGACGGCTCGGTGTTTCTCGAAAAATACCTCGAAGTGCCGCGCCATATCGAAATCCAGGTGCTGGCCGACGAGCATGGCAATGCCGTGTTCCTGGGCGAACGCGACTGCTCGATGCAGCGCCGCAACCAGAAGGTCATCGAGGAAGCGACCGCTCCCGGCATCAGCCCCGAGCAGCGCGCCGAGATCGGCAAGCTGTGCACCGACGCCTGCAAGCGCATCGGCTACCGCGGCGCCGGCACCATGGAGTTCCTCTACGAAGGCGGCCGCTTCTACTTCATCGAGATGAACACCCGCATCCAGGTCGAACATCCGGTGACCGAGATGATCACCGGCGTCGATCTGATCGTGCAGCAGATCCGGGTCGCTGCCGGCGAGCCGCTGCCGTTCAAGCAGGAAGACATCAAGATCACCGGCCATGCGATCGAGTGCCGCATCAACGCCGAAGACCCGTTCAAGTTCACGCCGAGCCCGGGCATCGTTGCGAAGTGGCATACGCCCGGCGGCCCGGGTGTGCGCATGGACAGCCACGTCTACGCCGGCTACCGCGTGCCGCCGAACTACGATTCGATGATCGGCAAGCTGATCGTCCATGGTCCGACGCGCGAAAGTGCGATCGCCCGCATGCGCACCGCGCTCGACGAGATGATCGTCGAAGGCATCGTCACCAACATCCCGCTGCAGCAGATGATCCTCAACGATCCAACCTTCTGCGCCGGCACGCATCACATCCACTACCTGGCGTCGATGCTCGACAAGGCGGCGGGCGGCACCGGCGACGCGCACTAA